The proteins below are encoded in one region of Pseudomonadota bacterium:
- a CDS encoding FAD-dependent oxidoreductase, whose protein sequence is MNVLIVGGGISGISAAKVTLKEHHNVTILECAAEPGGLMARIANCRVGFRTFFDEIRDNPRLTVIREGKISAVEKKDNAFTVTLEDGQSLTVDKVIIATGLSPYDPIEFKGKRVLTSLEYDALIDQRNAEFPPDMNKVAFVLCVGSRSKEYPLCSSVCCSYTIREIKWTLQRAKPEITVFYNDLRFFGQEFYMEKAFRDAGVTFVRANSRYFEEDEKGVSVRYFTGGELKEECFDYVVLAIGLRPNPQLVPLSKLFGFSLNEFGFVKEEAPLRTDVEGVYVSGGALEPMSIKDAILTGFGAGMLAIRGSDFPSEAIRNDERLYREPEPEIVLPDGNFASCLFYLGTEDAGARMFYEFVSAKFIAMARDLNKAGKTVYVVSKNMVTPSYGELIYEEARREGIVFIHLEEGETVAFDDGKARIAGLKRELVLNAGKVIRFDDYVHLFKEKEFLSLYRSEPQLRWSPTKWGRKRYHVGFMRHPRAERWETREILGALGEILLDIEEERVLPVVNEERCSGCGSCKDACTHDAIEMEIREKQIALFGPQVVSNVPIAHVKEDACVGCGLCASTCPSNVINYPA, encoded by the coding sequence ATGAACGTATTGATAGTAGGTGGCGGTATAAGCGGGATATCTGCTGCAAAGGTTACCCTGAAAGAACACCATAACGTTACCATCCTCGAATGTGCTGCTGAGCCCGGTGGCCTTATGGCGCGTATCGCAAACTGCAGGGTCGGGTTCAGGACGTTTTTCGATGAGATACGCGATAACCCCCGTCTCACGGTTATAAGGGAAGGTAAGATCTCGGCAGTGGAAAAGAAAGACAATGCTTTCACCGTCACCCTTGAAGACGGACAATCTCTGACAGTGGACAAAGTTATCATAGCAACAGGCCTTTCCCCTTATGATCCTATTGAGTTTAAGGGGAAGAGGGTGCTTACGAGCCTTGAGTACGACGCCCTTATAGACCAGCGGAATGCGGAGTTTCCCCCGGACATGAATAAGGTGGCATTCGTGCTCTGCGTCGGGTCCCGTTCCAAGGAGTATCCTCTATGTTCATCGGTCTGCTGTTCTTACACCATACGGGAGATTAAATGGACCCTCCAAAGGGCCAAGCCGGAAATTACCGTCTTTTATAACGACCTCCGGTTTTTTGGCCAGGAATTTTACATGGAGAAGGCATTTAGGGATGCAGGTGTTACTTTTGTACGGGCCAATTCGCGGTATTTTGAAGAGGATGAGAAAGGAGTGAGTGTAAGGTATTTTACAGGTGGAGAGCTTAAGGAAGAGTGCTTTGACTATGTGGTCCTTGCCATCGGGCTACGCCCCAACCCACAGCTTGTACCCTTGAGCAAATTGTTTGGATTTTCCCTCAATGAGTTCGGGTTTGTAAAGGAGGAAGCGCCATTAAGAACGGATGTTGAAGGCGTCTATGTTTCCGGCGGCGCTCTTGAGCCTATGAGTATAAAGGATGCGATCCTCACGGGTTTTGGTGCAGGCATGCTCGCCATCAGAGGATCGGACTTCCCGTCGGAAGCTATCAGGAATGATGAGAGGCTCTACAGGGAGCCTGAGCCTGAAATTGTCCTGCCTGACGGCAATTTTGCCTCCTGTCTGTTCTACCTTGGAACGGAAGATGCAGGGGCCAGGATGTTCTATGAGTTTGTCTCAGCAAAATTCATCGCCATGGCAAGAGACCTCAACAAAGCGGGGAAAACAGTCTACGTGGTGTCGAAAAATATGGTCACGCCCTCATACGGCGAGCTTATCTACGAGGAAGCAAGACGGGAGGGCATTGTATTTATCCACCTTGAAGAGGGGGAGACAGTTGCTTTTGATGATGGTAAAGCGCGTATTGCCGGACTCAAAAGGGAACTCGTTTTGAATGCCGGTAAAGTAATCCGGTTTGACGATTACGTACACCTCTTTAAGGAAAAAGAATTCCTTTCTCTCTATAGGTCTGAGCCGCAGCTTAGATGGTCACCCACAAAATGGGGGAGAAAGAGATACCATGTGGGCTTCATGAGGCATCCGAGGGCAGAGAGGTGGGAGACGAGAGAAATCCTTGGCGCCCTTGGTGAGATACTCCTCGATATTGAAGAGGAGAGGGTATTGCCTGTGGTGAATGAAGAAAGATGCAGCGGTTGTGGTTCCTGTAAGGATGCCTGTACGCATGATGCAATAGAAATGGAGATACGGGAAAAACAGATTGCCCTGTTTGGACCGCAGGTTGTGTCCAATGTGCCGATTGCCCACGTAAAGGAAGATGCCTGTGTGGGCTGCGGCCTGTGCGCATCCACATGCCCCTCCAATGTTATAAATTATCCTGCATAG
- a CDS encoding 4Fe-4S binding protein: MKGKRVDKRLIEGALRKFLEDEQHLVLGFEKAENRVKHRLFKKNLQDYSLFNPYFSVNGAIYLRRLFSKGTKIILMLRPCEIRAYGELTKLSQIERESIIGVSVDCFGAVSLKNDVQDIPTEVDALKDYFDGTDSMRWPCTVCRERKGVVGDAGIRVDTKGSLLVFPYTERGEEFLSLFDDGYEANGAEMLIKTKDKVESFQSDMETFSKDISKCIMCMNCRDMCPVCYCIDCVFNGDDYLPKGDALLNKVFRSGSAMLPQGRELFHFIRMYHVSQTCVGCGACEEACPQGVPLTKYFKGISERLQGMFSYMAGRNFDESIPYLTFIEEELKDAED; the protein is encoded by the coding sequence ATGAAAGGGAAAAGGGTTGATAAAAGACTTATTGAAGGAGCGCTACGAAAGTTCTTAGAAGACGAGCAACACCTCGTATTGGGTTTTGAGAAAGCAGAAAACAGGGTAAAACACAGGCTGTTCAAAAAGAACCTTCAGGATTATTCACTTTTTAATCCATATTTCAGTGTAAATGGTGCCATATATCTCAGGCGCCTTTTTTCCAAGGGCACAAAGATTATTCTCATGCTCAGGCCATGTGAAATCAGGGCATACGGGGAGTTAACGAAACTGAGTCAGATAGAACGGGAGAGTATCATCGGGGTATCTGTCGATTGCTTTGGTGCTGTTTCTTTGAAAAATGATGTCCAGGATATACCCACTGAAGTAGATGCTTTAAAAGATTATTTTGATGGCACAGATTCTATGCGTTGGCCGTGCACCGTTTGCAGGGAAAGAAAAGGTGTGGTGGGGGACGCAGGTATTCGGGTTGATACGAAAGGCTCACTGTTGGTATTCCCATACACAGAACGTGGAGAAGAGTTCCTGTCGCTTTTCGATGATGGCTATGAAGCAAATGGGGCAGAAATGCTCATCAAGACAAAAGATAAAGTGGAGAGCTTTCAAAGTGATATGGAGACGTTCTCAAAAGATATATCCAAGTGTATCATGTGTATGAATTGCAGGGATATGTGTCCGGTCTGTTATTGCATTGATTGTGTCTTCAACGGTGATGATTATCTTCCCAAGGGTGATGCGCTGCTCAATAAAGTCTTCCGTTCCGGTTCTGCCATGCTCCCTCAGGGAAGAGAACTTTTTCATTTTATCAGGATGTACCATGTGTCACAGACCTGTGTTGGCTGTGGGGCATGCGAAGAGGCATGTCCGCAGGGTGTTCCCCTGACAAAATATTTCAAGGGTATATCTGAGAGGCTTCAGGGTATGTTTTCTTACATGGCTGGAAGGAACTTTGACGAGAGTATACCCTATCTTACTTTTATTGAGGAAGAGTTGAAAGATGCAGAAGATTGA
- a CDS encoding CoB--CoM heterodisulfide reductase iron-sulfur subunit A family protein, with the protein MKKVLVVGGGIGGITAALELASCGVKVTMLEEGPSIGGRMIQLDKTFPTLDCSSCTLTPKMVEVALNPRIDLITMAKPLEAHHKGKGFNVKIIKTPRFVDVKKCTACGLCADACVMKGRLRDEFNLGMGKRAAIYIPFPQAVPLKYIIDGKGCLFVSKGKCKKACLQACETGAINFDEKEETLESYFDAIILAPGFDLYDPTEKREYGYGILDGVMTGIEFERICSVTGPTDGELIIKGKVPKRFYFIQCVGSRDRLSGARFCSRVCCMYTAKHASIVKDRIKDAEVYVSYIDVRAYGKNYEEFYKNTQESGTYYIRGIPGEIIKGENGLLVRVEDMLSGELKEIEADLVILATGVRPHKGSEELYNMLSIERDEYGFVKIDPIAPSKTNMEGVFVCGMASGPKDVPDTVASGGEAASRCLEYINQ; encoded by the coding sequence GTGAAAAAGGTTCTCGTAGTCGGTGGGGGTATTGGTGGTATTACCGCTGCACTTGAACTTGCCTCCTGCGGTGTTAAGGTAACAATGCTTGAGGAAGGTCCTTCCATCGGTGGAAGGATGATACAGCTCGATAAAACCTTTCCCACCCTCGACTGTTCTTCATGCACACTAACGCCGAAGATGGTGGAAGTGGCGCTAAACCCTCGTATAGACCTCATAACCATGGCAAAGCCTCTCGAGGCACACCATAAGGGGAAAGGCTTTAACGTAAAGATCATCAAGACACCGCGTTTTGTAGATGTAAAAAAATGTACGGCCTGTGGGCTCTGCGCAGATGCATGCGTTATGAAAGGCCGGCTACGTGATGAGTTCAACCTGGGTATGGGGAAAAGGGCGGCTATCTATATACCCTTTCCCCAGGCAGTACCACTTAAGTATATCATTGACGGAAAGGGTTGTCTTTTTGTATCAAAGGGCAAATGCAAGAAGGCGTGTCTTCAGGCGTGCGAAACCGGAGCTATCAATTTTGATGAGAAAGAGGAAACACTCGAGTCATATTTCGATGCCATCATTTTAGCGCCAGGTTTTGACCTCTATGACCCCACGGAAAAAAGGGAATATGGATATGGTATTCTTGATGGGGTAATGACAGGGATTGAATTCGAGAGAATCTGCTCGGTCACCGGACCGACAGACGGCGAATTGATAATTAAAGGGAAAGTGCCAAAACGTTTTTACTTTATCCAGTGCGTAGGTTCAAGGGACAGATTAAGCGGAGCCCGGTTCTGTTCGAGGGTATGTTGCATGTATACCGCTAAGCATGCAAGTATAGTGAAGGACAGGATAAAGGATGCGGAGGTTTACGTTTCGTATATCGATGTGAGGGCCTACGGGAAGAATTACGAAGAGTTTTATAAGAACACACAAGAAAGCGGTACCTACTATATACGGGGTATACCCGGCGAGATCATAAAAGGAGAAAATGGGCTTCTCGTTCGAGTTGAGGATATGTTAAGTGGTGAGCTGAAGGAGATTGAGGCGGATCTTGTTATCCTCGCAACAGGTGTAAGACCTCACAAGGGCTCAGAAGAACTTTACAATATGCTCTCTATCGAAAGGGATGAATATGGTTTTGTAAAAATAGACCCCATTGCCCCATCGAAGACAAATATGGAAGGTGTATTTGTGTGTGGAATGGCTTCGGGACCAAAGGATGTACCTGATACTGTTGCCTCAGGTGGTGAAGCTGCTTCAAGATGCCTGGAATATATAAATCAGTGA
- a CDS encoding (Fe-S)-binding protein, with protein MSLNPTRVLTCIQCGKCTGSCPEAGKTPFNIRMLIRKKQFQYAIEEGVPWYCTSCGACTLRCPRDVKPSEVIIELRSALVEDGQIPLSLQKALENTFVQKNPWGLSRSKRDAWTEKLDFEIPHVSETKEKRLLFVCCIQAYDPRCMVIPANVAQILKKADFEFGILGEEEACCGNEIRRIGESGLFEELQEENIANFKEYSVKEIITLSPHCMNVLKKEYGDIGIKISHYTEVVWELIKNSALDIKGQYEKKVIYHDPCFLGKQNGIFDQPRNILSAIKGLQLLEFSRSRENSLCCEGGGGRMFFEVEATYQRNAEVRVQEAVDKGAEVIATSCPFCVMTLEDPATEKGQVVKELSEILMEVL; from the coding sequence ATGAGTCTCAATCCCACCAGAGTCCTTACCTGTATACAATGTGGAAAATGCACAGGGAGCTGCCCGGAAGCTGGCAAGACACCATTCAACATAAGAATGCTGATTCGTAAGAAACAGTTCCAGTATGCAATCGAAGAAGGTGTCCCTTGGTACTGCACATCCTGCGGTGCCTGCACACTCAGATGCCCGAGGGATGTAAAGCCTTCTGAAGTAATTATAGAACTGAGATCTGCCCTTGTGGAAGATGGGCAGATTCCTCTCTCTCTTCAGAAAGCCCTTGAAAACACTTTTGTGCAGAAAAACCCCTGGGGGCTTTCACGTAGCAAGAGGGACGCCTGGACAGAAAAACTCGATTTTGAAATCCCCCATGTATCGGAAACAAAGGAAAAAAGATTGCTCTTTGTGTGCTGTATCCAGGCTTATGACCCGAGATGTATGGTGATCCCTGCAAATGTTGCCCAGATACTAAAAAAGGCTGATTTTGAATTCGGCATACTTGGTGAGGAAGAAGCCTGTTGCGGCAATGAAATCAGGAGAATAGGGGAGTCAGGCTTATTTGAGGAGCTTCAGGAAGAGAATATCGCTAATTTTAAGGAATATAGCGTAAAAGAGATTATCACCCTTTCTCCGCACTGCATGAATGTTTTAAAAAAGGAGTATGGTGACATCGGCATAAAGATTTCCCATTATACAGAGGTGGTCTGGGAATTAATAAAGAACAGTGCTCTTGACATAAAAGGGCAGTATGAAAAGAAGGTCATTTACCATGACCCCTGTTTTCTCGGCAAACAGAACGGCATTTTCGATCAACCACGCAATATCCTTAGCGCAATCAAGGGCCTTCAGTTGCTCGAATTTTCAAGGTCGAGAGAGAACTCACTTTGTTGCGAAGGCGGTGGCGGAAGGATGTTCTTTGAGGTGGAAGCCACCTATCAGAGAAATGCCGAGGTGCGTGTCCAGGAGGCAGTTGACAAAGGGGCTGAAGTAATTGCAACGAGCTGTCCTTTCTGCGTAATGACCCTTGAGGACCCTGCAACTGAAAAGGGACAGGTTGTGAAAGAGCTTTCAGAAATACTAATGGAGGTCTTGTGA
- a CDS encoding hydrogenase iron-sulfur subunit has translation MTEEKKDKNPEIVGFACSFCSFKASEMAGSLRMKYPEGVKLIQVPCSSRVDPAFVIKAIFEGADGVFVAGCHPGDCHFIKGNYYTRRKIAALKEMFNAFSIKNKIRLFWVSASEARRFVEKVSNMYNEIKEAKT, from the coding sequence ATGACTGAAGAGAAAAAAGACAAAAACCCGGAGATAGTAGGTTTTGCGTGTTCATTCTGTTCCTTCAAGGCTTCTGAAATGGCAGGGAGCTTAAGGATGAAATACCCTGAAGGTGTAAAACTGATCCAGGTTCCATGTTCGAGCAGGGTTGACCCTGCTTTTGTCATTAAAGCCATTTTTGAAGGTGCAGATGGTGTATTTGTTGCGGGATGCCACCCCGGTGACTGCCATTTTATCAAGGGGAATTATTATACGCGCCGGAAAATTGCCGCATTAAAAGAAATGTTTAATGCATTTTCCATAAAAAATAAGATCAGGCTCTTCTGGGTTAGTGCAAGCGAAGCAAGGCGTTTTGTGGAGAAGGTCTCAAATATGTATAATGAGATAAAGGAAGCAAAAACATGA
- a CDS encoding electron transfer flavoprotein subunit beta/FixA family protein has translation MNILVFTKRVPATQEEELRILGDGKEVDLSKLPFKVNDWDNYAVEEAVRIAEKTGGTVTAISIGDAESDEVLRRAIAMGVKDGFLIEVEKVLQDPYARAMLAYNFLKKENIPFDTILTGVQSEDDQFASVGGILAALLKVPYSSMVIGIDNVENDHLILRRELEGGLQERVKVMLPSVLSIQSGINEPRYVSIMGVRKASKVERKVFKAKDYEESMSSLIEVVKWVYPLKKGGATMLSGELEEICKQILGIIKEKGVYQ, from the coding sequence ATGAACATATTAGTATTCACAAAAAGAGTTCCTGCAACACAAGAGGAAGAATTAAGAATCTTAGGTGATGGTAAGGAGGTTGACCTTTCGAAGCTACCGTTCAAAGTAAATGACTGGGATAACTATGCTGTTGAAGAGGCGGTGAGGATTGCCGAGAAGACCGGTGGGACAGTGACGGCGATTTCTATAGGAGATGCCGAATCTGATGAGGTATTACGAAGGGCAATCGCCATGGGTGTAAAAGATGGTTTTTTGATTGAGGTTGAAAAGGTTTTACAGGATCCCTATGCCAGAGCCATGCTGGCATATAATTTCCTGAAGAAGGAAAACATACCATTCGATACGATTCTTACAGGGGTACAATCTGAGGATGATCAGTTCGCATCTGTTGGCGGCATCCTTGCTGCCCTCTTGAAAGTCCCTTATTCATCGATGGTCATAGGTATTGATAATGTAGAAAATGACCATTTGATTTTAAGAAGGGAGCTCGAGGGTGGACTACAGGAGCGGGTAAAGGTAATGCTCCCCAGTGTGCTTTCGATACAGAGCGGTATAAATGAGCCCCGGTACGTTTCTATAATGGGGGTGAGAAAGGCGTCTAAGGTGGAACGGAAGGTCTTTAAAGCAAAAGATTACGAAGAGAGTATGAGCTCCCTGATAGAAGTTGTGAAGTGGGTCTATCCGCTAAAGAAGGGTGGTGCAACAATGTTGAGTGGAGAACTTGAAGAGATATGCAAACAGATCCTCGGGATAATTAAGGAAAAGGGTGTGTACCAATGA
- a CDS encoding electron transfer flavoprotein subunit alpha/FixB family protein gives MSCALIVGEVRRGIFEERNLDTIGISSLLGKETCLLIPDNAYTISEKQVDTIIKVKTDEEAFLNPLNLVGIVEQAMNTYGKPDFVLFTHSSSGMESAAYLSGSFGLPLITDVSGYDKDTGAFYKSYYSDKIFGEFRCVGQAPYVLTVRSGSFKEFVAEKATSPKIEFIENVAVNTSRTFIEYVEEEKTEIDITKAEFLLSVGRGIGNKDEIPNYEELAGLLRAVLSGSRPVIDKMWLPKPRQVGTSGKTVKPKVYLAMGISGAFQHIAGMKDSDCIIAVNKDAGAPIFQYAHYGIVADMHKVRDKLKEMVKG, from the coding sequence ATGAGTTGCGCACTTATCGTAGGTGAAGTGAGGCGAGGCATTTTTGAAGAAAGAAATCTTGATACTATTGGTATCTCTTCTCTTCTGGGTAAAGAAACCTGTTTGTTGATACCCGATAACGCATATACAATAAGTGAAAAGCAGGTTGACACGATAATAAAGGTAAAAACAGATGAGGAAGCCTTTTTAAACCCCCTCAATCTTGTAGGTATAGTTGAGCAGGCAATGAACACATATGGGAAACCTGATTTTGTTCTATTCACCCATTCATCCTCTGGAATGGAGTCCGCTGCCTATCTGTCAGGTAGTTTTGGGTTGCCACTCATTACGGATGTGAGCGGTTATGACAAAGATACAGGTGCATTCTATAAGAGTTACTATTCAGATAAGATTTTTGGAGAGTTCCGTTGCGTAGGGCAGGCCCCTTATGTACTTACCGTGAGAAGCGGCAGTTTTAAGGAATTTGTGGCCGAGAAAGCAACTTCTCCAAAGATTGAGTTTATTGAGAACGTTGCTGTCAATACGAGCAGGACCTTCATCGAATATGTTGAAGAAGAGAAGACAGAGATCGATATAACAAAGGCAGAATTCCTTCTCTCCGTTGGAAGAGGGATAGGCAACAAGGATGAAATCCCGAATTATGAAGAGTTAGCAGGTCTTTTAAGGGCAGTGCTTTCCGGTTCAAGACCTGTTATTGATAAGATGTGGTTGCCAAAACCACGCCAGGTAGGCACATCGGGGAAAACTGTCAAACCAAAAGTATATCTCGCCATGGGGATTAGCGGTGCCTTCCAGCATATTGCAGGTATGAAAGACTCTGATTGTATCATAGCGGTGAATAAGGATGCTGGTGCGCCAATCTTTCAGTATGCCCATTACGGTATTGTTGCAGATATGCATAAAGTCAGGGATAAACTTAAAGAGATGGTCAAAGGATGA
- a CDS encoding heterodisulfide reductase-related iron-sulfur binding cluster yields MDYGYYPGCSLTGSARKLDKGVREIFRKLGHSLNEIPDWNCCGALEYGDRSELTRLSRENLKKAEGMCSEIVAPCPACYKNLKEANSGNQFAILHPLELFEKDIMGSLNVKRDLKGKVFTPYYGCVLLRPEETSIRNRNVMEELITFFGGEIEGEKIKDRCCGGNQFFVNKWATERLSTLILEKSKGIMVVFCPLCHMALKTFSKDRKIIYLTDLVLYIMGENNVI; encoded by the coding sequence ATGGATTACGGTTATTACCCCGGTTGTTCTTTGACAGGTTCTGCCCGCAAGCTTGATAAAGGCGTACGGGAGATATTCAGAAAGCTGGGCCATAGCCTCAACGAGATCCCCGACTGGAATTGCTGCGGGGCACTGGAATACGGAGACCGTAGTGAGCTTACCAGACTGTCTCGGGAGAATTTGAAAAAGGCAGAAGGCATGTGCAGCGAGATCGTGGCGCCATGCCCTGCATGCTACAAAAACCTGAAGGAGGCCAATTCAGGTAACCAGTTTGCCATATTACATCCCCTTGAGCTTTTTGAGAAGGATATTATGGGTTCTCTCAACGTCAAGCGGGACTTGAAAGGTAAAGTATTTACGCCTTATTACGGCTGTGTCCTTCTCAGACCCGAAGAGACATCCATCAGGAATAGAAATGTTATGGAAGAGTTAATCACCTTCTTCGGCGGGGAGATTGAAGGGGAGAAGATAAAAGACCGGTGCTGCGGAGGCAACCAGTTCTTTGTCAACAAATGGGCCACGGAGAGGCTCTCTACCCTGATTCTCGAAAAGTCGAAAGGGATCATGGTGGTATTCTGCCCACTCTGCCATATGGCACTTAAGACCTTCTCAAAGGACAGGAAGATCATCTATCTTACGGACCTTGTACTCTATATCATGGGAGAGAATAACGTAATATGA
- a CDS encoding 4Fe-4S dicluster domain-containing protein, with protein sequence MLNVIEYEKVIELAGYKREDFSVCLGCKICASVCTVNDLSIDMNPQELLSSLFLGNTIEKDNPLVRYCTNCYRCTSACPWKIRIPEVVRALRESLSVASPFEKAFKGSIDIWGRVYEPYVFLKAVPFLLKEGYIKYMARWTGYISVHLPHKVKRI encoded by the coding sequence ATGTTGAATGTAATTGAATATGAAAAAGTTATAGAGCTTGCCGGATACAAAAGAGAGGATTTTTCGGTCTGCCTGGGATGTAAAATATGTGCATCTGTATGTACTGTGAACGACCTTTCAATAGACATGAATCCTCAGGAGCTACTTTCCTCGCTATTCCTCGGCAACACTATAGAAAAGGATAATCCCCTGGTCCGTTATTGTACAAACTGCTACCGCTGTACCAGTGCATGCCCGTGGAAGATAAGGATACCGGAGGTGGTGAGGGCTTTGCGGGAAAGCCTGTCCGTTGCCTCGCCCTTTGAGAAGGCTTTCAAGGGGTCGATCGACATATGGGGCAGGGTCTACGAGCCCTATGTATTTCTGAAAGCAGTGCCCTTTTTACTGAAAGAGGGATACATAAAATATATGGCAAGATGGACAGGGTATATAAGCGTCCATTTGCCACATAAAGTGAAGAGGATTTAG
- a CDS encoding CoB--CoM heterodisulfide reductase iron-sulfur subunit A family protein: MKTGIFICHCGHNIKHTVDIKRLKEYFKHYFNVEVAEDYPFVCSEPGQDMIKNNVETHRLDRVIIASCTPALHQELFKDLVKKAGMNPFLLRRVSIREHCSWIGDNIEKNTEKAIKLIKAGLYASVHYIPLEEKQVDVTKSALVIGGGVSGLSAALFLSQMGMQVYLVEKEAELGGHVRNLKNIWPARIDGKEIVERMASALLQRDNVEIFTSTTIRSFEGSFGNYQAALDTLEGEKKIIAGGVIVAIGFSPFNAQLKPEFAYGKDERILTTLDFEKGFDRLTLPEKPRIAILYCVGSRDEMIGKPYCSRVCCINALRVAEKVKERYKDSYVESFYMDVRAHPRGGEEYFEDTQEKGVLFTRGNIAEIIPESRGLLLRGEDTLLTMPFEREFDLAVLSIGMSPPLDNQYIASLLKIILDKDKFFLEAHPKIRPYDTALKGIFIAGTCSGPKDIEESINHGRASAIKLYGLLNLGYTFVEPFIALVDTKRCSGCRACEQTCVAKAIKFDESRRVAHVEEAACMGCGLCNSTCPSSAISLKGHLDSYIGDEIGAILEAI, translated from the coding sequence ATGAAGACGGGTATATTCATCTGCCATTGCGGTCACAACATAAAACATACTGTAGATATAAAGAGGTTGAAAGAATACTTCAAGCATTACTTTAACGTTGAAGTTGCGGAAGATTACCCTTTTGTCTGTTCTGAACCAGGCCAGGATATGATAAAGAATAATGTTGAAACACACAGGCTTGACCGTGTGATTATTGCCTCTTGTACCCCTGCACTCCATCAGGAACTTTTTAAAGACCTTGTAAAAAAGGCAGGCATGAATCCATTCCTTCTAAGGCGGGTGAGTATCCGTGAACACTGTTCCTGGATTGGCGATAACATAGAAAAAAATACAGAAAAGGCGATAAAGCTCATAAAGGCAGGCCTCTATGCATCAGTACACTATATACCCCTTGAAGAAAAGCAGGTGGATGTCACGAAATCTGCCCTTGTGATAGGTGGCGGGGTTTCGGGCTTAAGTGCGGCACTTTTTCTCTCACAGATGGGTATGCAGGTGTATCTCGTAGAAAAGGAGGCAGAGCTTGGCGGCCATGTGAGAAATCTTAAAAATATCTGGCCTGCAAGGATAGATGGGAAAGAGATCGTTGAGAGGATGGCAAGTGCACTTCTACAGAGGGATAACGTGGAGATATTTACCTCCACAACTATACGTTCCTTTGAGGGTTCTTTCGGGAACTACCAGGCAGCACTTGATACCTTAGAAGGTGAAAAAAAGATAATAGCAGGAGGTGTAATTGTAGCTATTGGCTTCTCGCCTTTTAATGCCCAACTTAAGCCAGAATTTGCATACGGCAAAGACGAAAGGATACTTACCACGCTGGATTTTGAAAAGGGATTCGACAGGCTCACCCTTCCAGAAAAACCGAGGATAGCCATACTCTATTGTGTGGGGTCACGGGATGAGATGATTGGAAAGCCATATTGTTCGAGGGTATGTTGTATCAATGCTCTACGGGTAGCTGAAAAGGTAAAGGAGCGCTATAAGGATTCCTACGTGGAATCATTTTACATGGATGTAAGGGCACATCCACGGGGCGGAGAAGAATACTTTGAAGATACCCAGGAGAAAGGAGTACTCTTCACAAGGGGAAACATTGCTGAGATAATCCCGGAAAGTAGAGGGCTTTTGTTAAGGGGCGAAGATACACTTCTAACTATGCCTTTTGAACGGGAGTTTGACCTCGCAGTATTATCTATAGGGATGTCACCACCCCTGGATAACCAGTATATCGCATCGCTCCTCAAGATCATCCTTGACAAGGATAAATTTTTCCTTGAGGCACATCCGAAAATCAGGCCTTATGATACAGCGCTCAAAGGCATCTTTATTGCGGGGACGTGTTCCGGGCCTAAGGATATAGAAGAATCGATTAACCACGGGCGTGCATCGGCAATAAAGCTCTATGGCCTGTTGAACCTTGGATATACCTTTGTGGAACCATTTATTGCGCTGGTGGATACGAAGAGGTGTAGTGGTTGCAGGGCATGTGAACAGACATGTGTTGCCAAGGCTATCAAGTTTGACGAGTCACGGCGGGTGGCACACGTGGAAGAAGCGGCATGTATGGGTTGTGGGTTATGTAACAGTACATGTCCCTCATCAGCAATTAGCCTTAAGGGCCACCTTGATAGTTACATTGGTGATGAAATAGGTGCGATTTTGGAGGCAATATAA